In one window of Helianthus annuus cultivar XRQ/B chromosome 17, HanXRQr2.0-SUNRISE, whole genome shotgun sequence DNA:
- the LOC118488956 gene encoding uncharacterized protein LOC118488956, whose protein sequence is MPPIRRTSRRSSSTSSRRRDLNSAVQRAVEGLLPNLTQTITQNMYAELLPNLMQQMREEINGKAPPTPPRSPTPPRSPTPPRSPTPPRSPPKAKKEKETVSPPIVDIHKWLSRFLKQHPRSFSSSATPIEAQNWIDHMEKIFEALGVSDEFKARLAAYKLEDNSQTWWRTIKRSRGGDTFAATLTWEGFKTLFYQQYFPVAFREEYIREFASIKQREDEPMSEFMERFTRLASFAGSEAGTAQAQKLKWALCERVKWLIVNQEFKDVTEVANAVQNLEIANKSMKLQYGGNLMNNPTLITGQSSSQTPTTEHQKSNSNRNNGTQHGGSQNSKTTPPQNQQQSRPLCNKCGRPHDGVCLKLTGGCFRCKQPGHLSRDCPHPPKYTGKNTDTPATGANTVPRTTGGRVFALTADNKPTELAKKHHGYDVFGREP, encoded by the coding sequence ATGCCTCCGATTAGAAGAACTAGTCGACGTAGTTCGAGCACATCGTCTAGGCGTCGCGACCTTAACAGCGCAGTCCAACGTGCTGTCGAAGGACTACTCCCTAATTTGACGCAAACCATCACCCAAAACATGTATGCCGAGTTACTTCCTAACCTCATGCAACAAATGCGTGAAGAAATAAACGGCAAGGCGCCTCCGACTCCTCCTCGTTCGCCAACACCTCCCCGTTCGCCAACACCACCTCGTTCGCCAACCCCACCCCGTTCGCCACCCAAAGccaagaaagagaaagagactGTTTCACCGCCTATTGTTGACATTCACAAATGGCTCTCAAGATTTCTAAAGCAACATCCCCGATCCTTTAGCTCTAGTGCTACACCGATAGAAGCACAAAATTGGATTGATCACAtggagaaaatttttgaagcctTGGGAGTGAGTGATGAGTTCAAGGCAAGATTGGCTGCTTACAAGCTGGAAGACAACTCCCAAACGTGGTGGCGAACTATTAAACGCTCAAGAGGTGGTGATACATTTGCTGCTACACTCACATGGGAGGGTTTCAAGACATTGTTCTACCAGCAATATTTTCCGGTTGCATTCAGGGAGGAATACATTCGGGAGTTTGCATCGATTAAGCAAAGAGAAGATGAACCAATGTCAGAATTCATGGAAAGGTTCACAAGGCTTGCTAGTTTCGCTGGATCTGAGGCTGGGACTGCACAGGCCCAAAAACTTAAATGGGCTCTATGTGAAAGGGTAAAATGGTTAATTGTGAATCAAGAATTTAAAGATGTCACTGAAGTAGCAAATGCAGTACAAAACCTTGAAATTGCAAATAAGTCAATGAAACTGCAATACGGTGGGAACCTCATGAATAATCCCACCCTGATCACTGGACAATCCTCTTCCCAAACCCCAACCACTGAACACCAAAAGTCAAATTCCAATCGGAACAATGGGACCCAACATGGGGGTTCTCAAAACAGTAAAACTACTCCTCCGCAAAACCAGCAGCAATCTCGCCCCTTATGCAACAAATGTGGGCGACCGCATGATGGCGTATGCCTCAAACTCACAGGAGGTTGTTTTAGATGTAAACAACCCGGACATTTATCCAGGGACTGCCCACATCCACCTAAGTACACTGGGAAGAATACTGATACACCTGCTACTGGGGCAAACACAGTACCACGCACTACCGGCGGAAGAGTGTTTGCTTTAACCGCTGATAATAAACCAACAGAGCTTGCTAAGAAACACCACGGATATGATGTGTTTGGTCGAGAACCTTAA
- the LOC118488934 gene encoding uncharacterized protein LOC118488934, with the protein MPPIRRTSRRSSSTSSRRRDLNSAVQRAVEGLLPNLTQTITQNMYAELLPNLMQQMREEINGKAPPTPPRSPTPPRSPTPPRSPTPPRSPPKAKKEKETVSPPIVDIHKWLSRFLKQHPRSFSSSATPIEAQNWIDHMEKIFEALGVSDEFKARLAAYKLEDNSQTWWRTIKRSRGGDTFAATLTWEGFKTLFYQQYFPVAFREEYIREFASIKQREDEPMSEFMERFTRLASFAGSEAGTAQAQKLKWALCERVKWLIVNQEFKDVTEVANAVQNLEIANKSMKLQYGGNLMNNPTLITGQSSSQTPTTEHQKSNSNRNNGTQHGGSQNSKTTPPQNQQQSRPLCNKCGRPHDGVCLKLTGGCFRCKQPGHLSRDCPHPPKYTGKNTDTPATGANTVPRTTGGRVFALTADNKPTELAKKHHRYDVFGREP; encoded by the coding sequence ATGCCTCCGATTAGAAGAACTAGTCGACGTAGTTCGAGCACATCGTCTAGGCGTCGCGACCTTAACAGCGCAGTCCAACGTGCTGTCGAAGGACTACTCCCTAATTTGACGCAAACCATCACCCAAAACATGTATGCCGAGTTACTTCCTAACCTCATGCAACAAATGCGTGAAGAAATAAACGGCAAGGCGCCTCCGACTCCTCCTCGTTCGCCAACACCTCCCCGTTCGCCAACACCACCTCGTTCGCCAACCCCACCCCGTTCGCCACCCAAAGccaagaaagagaaagagactGTTTCACCGCCTATTGTTGACATTCACAAATGGCTCTCAAGATTTCTAAAGCAACATCCCCGATCCTTTAGCTCTAGTGCTACACCGATAGAAGCACAAAATTGGATTGATCACAtggagaaaatttttgaagcctTGGGAGTGAGTGATGAGTTCAAGGCAAGATTGGCTGCTTACAAGCTGGAAGACAACTCCCAAACGTGGTGGCGAACTATTAAACGCTCAAGAGGTGGTGATACATTTGCTGCTACACTCACATGGGAGGGTTTCAAGACATTGTTCTACCAGCAATATTTTCCGGTTGCATTCAGGGAGGAATACATTCGGGAGTTTGCATCGATTAAGCAAAGAGAAGATGAACCAATGTCAGAATTCATGGAAAGGTTCACAAGGCTTGCTAGTTTCGCTGGATCTGAGGCTGGGACTGCACAGGCCCAAAAACTTAAATGGGCTCTATGTGAAAGGGTAAAATGGTTAATTGTGAATCAAGAATTTAAAGATGTCACTGAAGTAGCAAATGCAGTACAAAACCTTGAAATTGCAAATAAGTCAATGAAACTGCAATACGGTGGGAACCTCATGAATAATCCCACCCTGATCACTGGACAATCCTCTTCCCAAACCCCAACCACTGAACACCAAAAGTCAAATTCCAATCGGAACAATGGGACCCAACATGGGGGTTCTCAAAACAGTAAAACTACTCCTCCGCAAAACCAGCAGCAATCTCGCCCCTTATGCAACAAATGTGGGCGACCGCATGATGGCGTATGCCTCAAACTCACAGGAGGTTGTTTTAGATGTAAACAACCCGGACATTTATCCAGGGACTGCCCACATCCACCTAAGTACACTGGGAAGAATACTGATACACCTGCTACTGGGGCAAACACAGTACCACGCACTACCGGCGGAAGAGTGTTTGCTTTAACCGCTGATAATAAACCAACAGAGCTTGCTAAGAAACACCACAGATATGATGTGTTTGGTCGAGAACCTTAA